One window from the genome of Saccopteryx leptura isolate mSacLep1 chromosome 8, mSacLep1_pri_phased_curated, whole genome shotgun sequence encodes:
- the U2SURP gene encoding U2 snRNP-associated SURP motif-containing protein isoform X7, whose protein sequence is MIEFVVREGPMFEAMIMNREINNPMFRFLFENQTPAHVYYRWKLYSILQGDSPTKWRTEDFRMFKNGSFWRPPPLNPYLHGMSEEQETEAFVEEPSKKGALKEEQRDKLEEILRGLTPRKNDIGDAMVFCLNNAEAAEEIVDCITESLSILKTPLPKKIARLYLVSDVLYNSSAKVANASYYRKFFETKLCQIFSDLNATYRTIQGHLQSENFKQRVMTCFRAWEDWAIYPEPFLIKLQNIFLGLVNIIEEKETEDVPDDLDGAPIEEELDGAPLEDVDGIPIDAAPIDDLDGVPIKSFDDDLDGVPLDATDDSKKNEPIFKVAPSKWEAVDESELEAQAVTTSKWELFDQHEESEEEENQNQEEESEDEEDTQSSKSEEHHLYSNPIREETAEAKFSKYSELSEEKRAKLREIELKVMKFQDELESGKRPKKPGQSFQEQVEHYRDKLLQREKEKELERERERDKKDKEKLESRSKDKKEKDECTPTRKERKRRHSASPSPSRSSGRRAKSPSPKSERSERSERSHKESSRSRSSHKDSPRDVSKKAKRSPSGSRTPKRSRRSRSRSPKKSGKKSRSQSRSPHRSHKKSKKNKH, encoded by the exons ATGATAGAGTTTGTTGTACGTGAAGGGCCCATGTTTGAAGCTATGATCATGAACAGAGAGATCAACAATCCCATGTTCAG GTTCCTGTTTGAAAACCAGACGCCAGCCCACGTGTACTACAGATGGAAGCTCTACTCCATCCTGCAG GGGGACTCGCCAACCAAGTGGCGGACGGAAGATTTCCGAATGTTCAAGAACGGGTCCTTCTGGAGGCCGCCCCCGTTGAACCCATACCTGCACGGGATGTCGGAGGAGCAGGAAACGGAGGCTTTCGTGGAGGAGCCCAGCAAAAAGGGAGCGCTGAAGGAAGA GCAGAGGGACAAGCTGGAGGAGATCCTGCGGGGGCTCACGCCCCGCAAGAACGACATTGGCGACGCCATGGTCTTCTGCCTCAACAACGCGGAGGCCGCCGAGGAGATCGTGGACTGCATCACCGAGTCCTTGTCCATCCTCAAGACGCCGCTGCCCAAGAAG ATTGCCAGGTTGTATCTGGTGTCTGACGTGCTGTACAACTCCTCCGCAAAAGTTGCCAATGCTTCATATTATAGAAAATT TTTTGAAACAAAGTTATGTCAGATATTTTCAGACCTCAATGCCACCTATCGTACAATTCAAGGCCATTTACAGTCGGAGAACTTCAAG CAACGGGTAATGACCTGCTTCAGGGCGTGGGAAGATTGGGCGATTTATCCAGAACCATTTTTGATCAagcttcaaaatattttcttaggaCTTGTAAATATTATTGAAGAAAAGGAAACGGAG GATGTCCCGGATGACCTTGACGGGGCCCCCATTGAGGAGGAACTCGACGGGGCCCCTCTAGAAGATGTGGATGGGATTCCCATTGACGCTGCTCCCATCGACGACCTCGACGGGGTCCCCATAAAGAGTTTTGATGATGATCTTGATGGAGTGCCTT TGGACGCCACCGATGACTCCAAGAAGAATGAGCCCATATTCAAGGTCGCGCCCTCCAAGTGGGAGGCTGTGGATGAGTCTGAGCTGGAGGCACAGG CTGTGACGACGTCTAAGTGGGAGCTGTTTGACCAGCACGAAGaatcagaagaggaagaaaatcaaaA TCAGGAGGAGGAGAGTGAGGACGAGGAGGACACGCAGAGCTCCAAGTCCGAGGAGCACCACCTGTACTCGAACCCCATCCGGGAGGAGACGGCGGAGGCCAAGTTCTCCAAGTACTCGGAGCTAAGCGAGGAGAAGCGGGCCAAGCTGCGGGAGATCGAG CTCAAAGTTATGAAGTTTCAGGATGAATTGGAATCTGGAAAAAGACCTAAAAAACCAGGCCAGAGCTTTCAGGAGCAAGTAGAACACTACAGAGATAAGCTTCTTCAACGA gaaaaagagaaagaattagaaagagaacgagaaagagataagaaggatAAAGAGAAACTGGAATCTCGGTCCAAAGACAAGAAGGAGAAGGATGAGTGTACCCCAACAAGGAAAGAGAG GAAGAGGAGGCACAGTGCGTCCCCGAGTCCCTCGCGCAGCAGCGGCCGGCGGGCCAAGTCCCCCTCTCCGAAGTCGGAGCGCTCGGAGCGGTCAGAGCGGTCCCATAAGGAGAGCTCCCGGTCCCGGTCATCTCACAAGGACTCTCCCAGGGACGTGAGCAAGAAGGCCAAGAG ATCACCGTCTGGTTCAAGGACACCCAAAAGGTCTAGGCGGTCGCGGTCTCGATCCCCcaaaaaatcagggaagaaatCCAGATCCCAGTCCCGGTCACCACACAGGTCTCACAAAAAgtctaagaaaaacaaacactga